The following is a genomic window from Thermoplasmata archaeon.
CACGATCTTCCGCATGAAGTCGACCTCCCGCACGGGCGTCGCTCCCAGGAGGAGGGCAATTTCCAGGACGATCTCCAGCGCCTCCTCGTTCGGGGGGTGAGGCGGTTCCTCGTCCGCCTCGACGAGGCACGAGTTCGACGTCGCCTCGTAGACGAACGTCAGGTGGCGACGTGCCTCCTCGATGGCCGCCGCGTCCACCTCGCCGAGTTCGCTCTGCGTGGGCCGAAGGCGGCGCTGGAAGCGGATGCCGCCGTCCTCCTCGGAGAGGCGGGAGGCGCAGTCGCAGAAGAGCTTGTGGGTCAGGAGCTGCTGGTGGATCTCGAGGCCCACCTTGAGCCCTAGGGCGCGGTAGTCCATCCGCGGCGGAAAGGCCGGGGGGTTCGAATAAGGCTTTCGCGGCCCGCGCCGCACGCGGTCAGTCGCCGCGCTTCGGGCTCTCCGCCGGACCGCGCTCCAGTTTCGCCTCGAGTTCCTCGATCCGCGCCGCCGCGGCCTTGAGCTCGCCCCACAGGATGTGGTGCCTGCGGGCCGCCCGGTACTCCCGCAACGCCTCGGGGTCCGCGGGCTCCGCCTCGCCGTCCGTGGACAGGACGTTCTTCACGTAGAAGTCGCGGTCCAGTTCGGGGAGCGCGGAGATTCGGCGCATCAGGTGGGCCGGATAGTCGGGCTTCAGGGTCGAGGCGGAGCGGAGCGCCATCATGATCGCATACTCCGCGCAGCAGTTCATGTCGGCCGCAGGCGGTTTGTGCTCCTCGTGGGCCTTCCGATGCGTCTCCACGAGCAGGTCCCACACTTGGTCGTACTCTTCCGGGACGGGCATGGCTCTCGCCGCTCGAGAGAATCGCGGGGGACGTATCAAGCTGCGTGGAAACGTTCAGGTTTGCCGCCGACGGTCCTCGGGGCGGTAGGGCGATTCCAGGGTGCCTTCCTCCCGCATCTCCCGGTGCTCCTTCTCCTTCTTGAGCCAGGCCAGGAGCCGGGAGGCGGCCCCGAAGGGCCGGAACTCGAAGATGACCTTGCCGTGCTCCGCATCCTCCGCGTGGAGGAGCACGCGTCGCTTCTTGTGGACCACGTCCGTGGCCTCGTCGAAGGGGATCTCGTGGTATCGCTTCCCCTTCGTTCCGCCGGGCAGGTCCATCCACGCGTCATCCAGCAGGAGGATCCGCTGGCGGGTCTGCCACGCCCACCCGTGCCGCTTTTCGACGAGGGGCCGCTTCGCGAAGAGGGTTCCTTTGTAGATCTCGTAGCTCAGTGCGCGGAAGCCGATGACCTGATCCTTCCCGGTGAGGACGGGCTCGTTGGCCGCCGTCAGGACCACCCCGACCTCGCCCACCTGGTCGATCTTCATCCTGCCCGCGTCGCGTCAACCCCTGGCCGCGCATAAGCTTAACGAGCGGCGGTGGGGTTGCTGGGCGTGCTGGGGGCATTCCCCATTGTGTTACCGCCGCCGACCGCTTCGAAGTGGGATAAGGCCGCCTGCGGTGACCGAGAGGGCCGTCCGGCTACTCGGAGAACTCGTCCAGCCCGATCCTCGGGTTAATCTCCCCCGCCACGTTCGTCGCCATGGCCTTCGCCACGTCCGCGGGGTCCTTCGTGTGCCCGAGGACCCACATGAGCTTGACGTAGGCCACCTCAGGGAGGATGTCCTCGCCGCTGATCACACCCGCCTTGATTAGGTCGCGCCCGGTGTCGTACACGCGCATGGACACCCGGCCCTGGAGGGTCTGGGTCGTCATCACGACGGGGATGCCGTCCCGCGTCGCGCGGTGGATGGCCGGCAAGAGGTCGTGCGACACATGCCCCAGCCCCGTCCCCGCGAGGACGACCCCGTGGGATGCCTTCAGACAGTTCTCGAGGACCGCGGTCTTCATCCCCGGATAGAAGTGGACGAGCGCAACGTCGAGGTCGAGCTTGCTGTCCACGGTCACGGGCCCTTTGGCCCGCGGCTGGACGGGCTCCGTGATGTCGACGGGGCCCTCCGGGCGGACCGTGCCCAGGGGGGTCGCGTTCATGGAGCGGAAGGCGTCCCGCCGCGACGCATGCATCTTCCGCACCTTGGTGCCTCGGTGGATCCAGTCGAACGAGTCGGACGTCTCCGCGTGCATCACGCCGACGACCTCGCCGAACGCCGCGGTCGCTACCCGCGCCCCGCACAGGAGGTTGGACGCCGCGTCGGAGGACGGCCGGTCCGAGGAGCGCTGGGAGCCGACGACGACCACGGGGCCGGTCAGGTCCCGGAGCATGAAGGCGAGGGCCGCCGCCGTGAAGTGGAGCGTGTCCGTGCCGTGGGGGATCAGGATGCCCGCCGCACCCGCGTTCAGCTCCTTCGCGGTCTCCTCGGCCAGGTGCTGCCAGTTCTCGGGCTTCAGGTCCTCGCTGTAGATGCTGTAGATCACGCGCGCCTTGACGTTGCAGACGTCGAGGAGTTCCGGCACCGAGAAGACGAGTTCCTCCGCCGTGACGGCCGGGTGGACGGCGCCGGTCCGATAGTCCACGTAGGAGGCGATCGTGCCGCCCGTCCCCAGGACCGCGACGGTCGGCTTCGCCGCCGAGGCGGGCGGCAGGCGCCGTTCCACCTCGTGGGGTGCGTGCTTCGCGATGACCTCGACGGCTTCGACGTCCTCCGCCGCGATCCCGATGTTGTAGCCGCTGCCGAGCTTCAGGGTGAGGATGTCCTCGCCGCTGAACGAGGTGTGGGGCATGAGGACGCCCTCGTACGATTCGCGCCGCGCCCCAACGCGGACCGTGTCCCCTTGGTCCGCCTTCGCTCGGTCCAGGAGGGCGCGGATGCGCGGGGGATACTCCATCGGAGCAGGAACGGGCTCACCCGATAAGGGTTTTGGGGAGGTGTCGCGTTCCCGCCTCCATGGCGCCGACGGCCCGCGAGGTCCTCAACGAGCTGCGTTGGCGCTCTCCCGATCGTCTCGGGGAAGCGGTCCTCTGGTACCGGGATCGCATGCGGCCCGAGGGCGCGCGGGTCATCCGCGGCTCCGACATCGTGGACCTCGAGCGCAGGTACTTCACCACGGCGAGCGAGGGGCGCCTCCCCTACTACAAGATCGAGCGGATCGAGGTCGCGGGCCGGGCGATCTTCGTCCGACCGGCGCGATGAGCGGGGCGCCCTCAGGTCTTCGCCTTGACGCTCCCCGTGAGCACGCCCTGCTGCTGGAACCAGGTCACCAGGAGGTTGTGGAGCTCCTCGAACTGCTTCTTCACGCGATGGGCCCCGATCATCCCACCCGCCCAGCCCGAGTTCGCTTGGTACAGGCGGAGGACCGCGCTGTCCGGGCCCGGGTAGATCTCGAAGTCAACCGCGTAGTACTGCGCGAGCGCGCCGAGGGCGAGGTTCATCCCCCGGCTGCCTTTCTCCGCCTTCCCTTTCAAGGCGCCCGCCCACGACACGGCGAACCGGTTCGCGACGAAGGCGCCCTGCACGAGCTGTTGGACGTTCTGGACGGAACCGCGGACCGCGATATCGGCGTAGTTGGTCAAGACATCCCTCGGGGTCGGAGCCCCGGAGCGGCATTTGAAACTTTCGCGATTTCGAATCAACCTTGTTTAAGGTTGATTTTTATCCCGCGCCTTCTTGTCGCCCGACGGCCTTCCCCGATCCGCGGTGTCCCATGGCGATGTTCCCCGAGGAGGTCCTCACGAAGACGAAGAAGGGCGAGATCGAGGTCCGCGCCCTCCTTGACCGCGGACGCTACGTGCGGTACCGCTACCTGCATCCGGAAACGGGCGAGCCCATGGAGGGCGGCAAGGTGAAGCTCGTCCTGGTCGCGGAGTCCGGGAAGACCGAGGAGTTCTTCATCATCCCGACGAAGTCGCACCGCGACCTGCTGTTGCCCGCGGCGGAGAAGGGCACGCGGAAGGTGTGGGACGGGACGCGCGCCGTCGACCTCTGATCGGGTGCCGCGGCGGTCAACGAGCCGCGGGCTTCCCGAACCGGTCCAGGGTCGTGTGGCGCACGGCCAGGCCGAGCAGGACGCTCGCGTCCTGCGCGAACTCGCCGAGGTCGTGCGCTGCGGCGTCGAGGGCTTGTTGCTCTTCGGGCGGCAGGGGCCACTCCTCGACCCGGAGCAAGTGGCCTTTGCCGACGACGGCGGGAACGCCGAGCGCGAGATCTTGGACCCCATATTCCCCATGGAGGACCACCGAGGCGGGAGCCGTGGACGGGCGCGGGGACACCAACGCATGGAGGAGGCTCGCCGTCGCGCCGGCCGGACCGTAGGCGGTCCCGCCCTTCCCCTGGATGATCTTCGTGCTGAGACCGCGGAGCTCCTCCAAGATGGCGGCCTTGTCCGCGGGACTCAGCTCCACGGACCTCCCTTGGATGCGCACGCGGCTGTACAGGGGCACGGCGCGCTCGCCGTGTTCGCCGAGGACGAAGGCCTCGACCTGGGAGGGCCTCACCTTGAAGCGGTCCGCGAGGATGCACCGGAGTCGCACGGAGTCGAGGAGAGCGCCCGAGCCGAGGACGCGGTCGCGCGCCAGCCCGGAGGCCTCCCAGGCGATCGTGGTGAGGACGTCGACCGGGTTCGTCAGGACCACGAGGGTGGCGTGGGGCGCCACCTTCACGATCTGCCGGCTCAGGTCCCGCACGAGGGGCGCGTTCGCGTGGAGCAGGTCGAGCCGCGTCATCCCGGGCTTACGGCCCTGCCCCGCGACGAGGAGCACGACCTGGGAATCCGCCAGGTCCTCCAGGGTTCCCGCGCGCACGACGGTGTCGGATCGTTCCGCGATCCCGCTCCGGATGTCCTCGGCCTGAGCCCACGCCAGGTCCCCAACGACGTCATAGAGGACGATGTCATCCCACGTGCCGTCGCGGGCGACGGCGAAGGCGATCTCGCCGCCGAGCTTGCCCACGCCGACGATGCCCACCTTCAACCGGATCGCCACGCTCCTCACCCGGCACGGGGTTGATACGGTCTGTTGCGGCATCGGTGCACCCGGCATCCCTCCCTTCAGGCGGGCCGGAGGTCGTAGGAGATGCGGTCCGTCTCCTTGCCCTTGGATCGCTTCTCCAACACGTGCACGCGGCCGATCTCCTTGGTGTTCTTGAGGTGGGTACCGCCGCAGGGACAGTAGTCCGCGCTCCCGACCTCGATGATCCGGAGCCGGCGGATGCTCTGGGGGATTAGGTCGAGCAGGGCCCGGTCCTCGACGCGGTTCGCCACGGCGACCCGGTCCTCCTCGAAGATCCGCACGTCCATGGCGGCCTCGGCGACCCGGTTGCACTCGTCCTCGATCCGCTGGAGGTCCTGCGCCGTGAAGTTCGCGGGTTGGAAGTCGACCCGGCTGAAGTCCGCGTGGATCTGGTTGCCCACGGTCCGCGCCGCGTAGATGCGGAACACGAGCCCGGACATGATGTGCTGGGACGTGTGCATCCGCATGTGCTTGTACCGCCGATCCCAATCGATGACCCCGTGCACCGAGTCGGCCGCGGGCATCCGGTCCACATGGTGCTTCACGACCCCCTTCTCCTTCGTGACCCGGAGGACATTGGCTTCACCGCCGGACCACCGCAGGATGCCGTGATCGTCCGGCTGACCGCCTCCTTCCGCGTAGAACGCGGTCTGGTCGAGGACCACGTAGTCGGGACCCCGTTCCGTGACCGTCGCGTCGAACTCGCGCAGATAGCAGGGGTCCGGCTCCTGGCCCTTCCGGGTCTCCATGTACAGGACGCGGGTGGGCATCGAGCCCCGGGAGGCCGCGCGCGACCATAAAGGGTTCGCGCCCGTGGGCACAATTGCGCCATGGGCGAAACCCGCAGGCGCCAATGCACGCCGGCCGAGACGGCGTCCCGCACTGTGTGACTTGACGCCCGACCGGGGTTCATTCTCTGAGGGCCACGGCGAGTGCAAAGGTCCCGCAGGTAACGTCGAGCACGCCGGAGATCGGGCCTCGGTGCCGGAGCAGGTCCTGCAGGAAGGGATAGGCCCACGCAATCCGCCGCGGATCGTAGAGGTGGTCGTAGTACTCGGCCAGAAGCCGGTACCATTCCCGATGGGCTCTTCCGTGCTCACTTCCCAAGAACTGCACGCGCGATGACCATGCGCTGGACTTCCGATGTGCCCTCATAGAGCTCCGTGATCCGCTGGTCACGGTACAGCTTCTCGACGACATAGTCCTTGATGAAGCCATACCCGCCGTGGATCTGCACGGCGGCGTCGACGGCGCGATGCGCCGCCTCGGACGCGAAGAGCTTCGCGACACTCGATTCGTACGTGTGCCGTCGGCCCTTCTCCTTGAGCCAAGCCACTTTGTACGTCAGGAGACGCGCCGCCTCGATCTCCGTGGCCATGTCCGCCAGCTTCCACTGGATCGCCTGGAACTCCGCGATCTTCTGGCCGAAGGCTTCGCGGTCCTTCGCGTACTTCAGGGACTCCTCGAGGGCGCGCTGGGCGATCCCGAGCGCCTGGGCTGCGATACCGATCCGGCCCCCGTCCAGGGTGGCCAGGGCGATGTTGAACCCCTTTCCCTCTTGGCCCAGGAGGTTCTCCTTGGGGATCCGCATGTGGTCGAACGCGATGAGCATCGTGTCGCTCGCCCGGATCCCCATCTTGTTCTCCTTCTTCTCCAGGTGGAACCCCGGCGAATCCGTGGGCACGATGAAGCAGGAGATGTCGTACTTCTTGTCGCCGGTGCGGGCGTAGGCCACGAGGACCTTGGCCTTGAGCGCGTTCGTGATCAGCGCCTTGGACCCGTTCAGCTCCCACTCGTCCCCCACGAGCTTGGCCGTCGTCCGCATGGCCGCGGCGTCCGAGCCGCTCCCCGGCTCCGTCAGCCCGTATGCCCCGATCCACTCGCCGCGCGCGAGGGGCACGAGGTACTCCAGCTTCTGCGCCTCCGTGCC
Proteins encoded in this region:
- a CDS encoding lactate/malate dehydrogenase family protein encodes the protein MAIRLKVGIVGVGKLGGEIAFAVARDGTWDDIVLYDVVGDLAWAQAEDIRSGIAERSDTVVRAGTLEDLADSQVVLLVAGQGRKPGMTRLDLLHANAPLVRDLSRQIVKVAPHATLVVLTNPVDVLTTIAWEASGLARDRVLGSGALLDSVRLRCILADRFKVRPSQVEAFVLGEHGERAVPLYSRVRIQGRSVELSPADKAAILEELRGLSTKIIQGKGGTAYGPAGATASLLHALVSPRPSTAPASVVLHGEYGVQDLALGVPAVVGKGHLLRVEEWPLPPEEQQALDAAAHDLGEFAQDASVLLGLAVRHTTLDRFGKPAAR
- a CDS encoding RNA repair domain-containing protein, with the protein product MAPTAREVLNELRWRSPDRLGEAVLWYRDRMRPEGARVIRGSDIVDLERRYFTTASEGRLPYYKIERIEVAGRAIFVRPAR
- a CDS encoding alanyl-tRNA editing protein; the protein is MPTRVLYMETRKGQEPDPCYLREFDATVTERGPDYVVLDQTAFYAEGGGQPDDHGILRWSGGEANVLRVTKEKGVVKHHVDRMPAADSVHGVIDWDRRYKHMRMHTSQHIMSGLVFRIYAARTVGNQIHADFSRVDFQPANFTAQDLQRIEDECNRVAEAAMDVRIFEEDRVAVANRVEDRALLDLIPQSIRRLRIIEVGSADYCPCGGTHLKNTKEIGRVHVLEKRSKGKETDRISYDLRPA
- the gatD gene encoding Glu-tRNA(Gln) amidotransferase subunit GatD; its protein translation is MEYPPRIRALLDRAKADQGDTVRVGARRESYEGVLMPHTSFSGEDILTLKLGSGYNIGIAAEDVEAVEVIAKHAPHEVERRLPPASAAKPTVAVLGTGGTIASYVDYRTGAVHPAVTAEELVFSVPELLDVCNVKARVIYSIYSEDLKPENWQHLAEETAKELNAGAAGILIPHGTDTLHFTAAALAFMLRDLTGPVVVVGSQRSSDRPSSDAASNLLCGARVATAAFGEVVGVMHAETSDSFDWIHRGTKVRKMHASRRDAFRSMNATPLGTVRPEGPVDITEPVQPRAKGPVTVDSKLDLDVALVHFYPGMKTAVLENCLKASHGVVLAGTGLGHVSHDLLPAIHRATRDGIPVVMTTQTLQGRVSMRVYDTGRDLIKAGVISGEDILPEVAYVKLMWVLGHTKDPADVAKAMATNVAGEINPRIGLDEFSE
- a CDS encoding acyl-CoA dehydrogenase family protein, producing MDFEPTETQAMTRKMVRDFVERDVIPESMRYDESQEFPDPWAKKMGELGLLGIFVPEKYGGSGLDTVCYAIAIEELARGDASASVIAAVCNGLACEPILRWGTEAQKLEYLVPLARGEWIGAYGLTEPGSGSDAAAMRTTAKLVGDEWELNGSKALITNALKAKVLVAYARTGDKKYDISCFIVPTDSPGFHLEKKENKMGIRASDTMLIAFDHMRIPKENLLGQEGKGFNIALATLDGGRIGIAAQALGIAQRALEESLKYAKDREAFGQKIAEFQAIQWKLADMATEIEAARLLTYKVAWLKEKGRRHTYESSVAKLFASEAAHRAVDAAVQIHGGYGFIKDYVVEKLYRDQRITELYEGTSEVQRMVIARAVLGK